A genome region from Nicotiana tabacum cultivar K326 chromosome 13, ASM71507v2, whole genome shotgun sequence includes the following:
- the LOC107783171 gene encoding zinc finger CCCH domain-containing protein 39, translated as MSYSDPPPPHPPFMPMPFAGGDIGEVWPQSPMNHEFPESYSQFDHAPPFKRLRNSDNNSPNSANYTPTNSRVNQLNLIGNKGTSHIFFKTRMCAKFLEGTCRNGEHCTFAHGVEDLREPPPNWQELVREKDRGVVGNWNDDQKIIHRMKICKKFYNGEECPYGDKCNFLHERPPKFKADIPRQRESSAISIGTTGNRSDAELNEISKHGIVDSDAVRIKPIYWKTKMCSKWETTGQCPFRDRCHFAHGQSELQVPSGPDLLMNSLPIMPRPFSVPLVELSSANAVVNASIQEEKEDKKILKWKLTKKIYRIYADWIDDLVPPHLLATKADS; from the exons ATGAGTTATTCTGATCCACCACCTCCTCACCCGCCCTTTATGCCAATGCCATTCGCTGGCGGTGATATTGGAGAAGTGTGGCCACAATCTCCAATGAACCATGAATTTCCTGAGTCCTATTCTCAATTTGATCATGCACCTCCTTTCAAGAGACTGAggaattccgataacaactcacCGAATTCTGCAAATTATACTCCTACGAATTCCAGAGTGAACCAGCTGAATCTTATAGGAAACAAAGGAACGAGccatatatttttcaaaacacgCATGTGTGCCAAGTTCTTGGAAGGAACTTGCAGGAATGGGGAACATTGTACATTTGCTCATGGTGTTGAAGATTTGCGTGAGCCCCCTCCGAATTGGCAGGAACTAGTACGTGAAAAGGATAGAGGGGTAGTAGGGAACTGGAATGATGATCAGAAAATAATACATAGGATGAAAATTTGCAAGAAGTTTTATAACGGAGAGGAGTGTCCTTATGGAGATAAGTGTAATTTTCTTCATGAGCGTCCTCCGAAATTTAAGGCTGACATTCCAAGGCAAAGGGAAAGTTCTGCAATAAGCATCGGAACTACAGGTAACAGAAGTGATGCTGAGTTGAATGAGATTAGTAAGCATGGAATTGTAGATTCAGATGCTGTTCGAATTAAGCCTATATATTGGAAGACAAAGATGTGTAGTAAGTGGGAGACAACTGGTCAATGCCCCTTCCGAGATCGTTGCCACTTTGCTCATGGCCAATCAG AGTTACAGGTGCCTAGTGGTCCGGACTTGTTGATGAATTCTCTCCCCATTATGCCAAGGCCCTTCTCTGTTCCACTTGTTGAGTTATCCTCTGCAAATGCAGTGGTTAATGCTTCGatacaagaagaaaaagaggataAGAAAATCTTAAAATGGAAACTGACCAAGAAGATCTATCGGATATATGCAGATTGGATTGATGATCTAGTCCCGCCCCACCTATTAGCCACTAAAGCCGATAGCTGA